The genomic segment CGCTTGTCGATCCGGCCGCGCAGAAAGACCAGTTTGTCCGGCGCGATCAGATCGCGATGACGTTCCAGCTCGTCGCCATAGACAATTGCCTCGATTGAACCGCTTAGGTCCTCGAATGCCAGCACCGCCAGCTTCGATCCGGCGTTGCGCCCGTTGCGTGTCACCGTGAACCGCAGGCGGCTGATCATCCCCCCCAGCACGACCTCCGCGCCGTCCTGCATGCCGGGGATGTGCGCGATGTCCGCCGTCGAAAAACTGCGCAAGTCCGCCGCGCGCTGCGCCAGCGGATGGCTCGTCACGTAAAAGCCCAGCACGCTCTTCTCGTGCGCGAGCATCTCCGCCTCGGACCACTCCGCGGTCGACAGCGCCGGTCGCGGCGCGGTGGATGACGAATCCGCCGTGAACGATCCAAACATGGTCATCTGACCGCTGGCGCGATCGCGCTGTGCCTCGGCGCCAACCTGCATGGCTTTGTCAAGCGATTCGATCAGCGCCTTGCGCATCGCGCCGGTCGTGTCAAACGATCCGGCCTTGATCAGCGCCTCGATCACGCCGCGATTGACGCACGTCAGATCCACGCGCTCGCAGAAGTCATAAATGCTCTCAAATCGCCCGCCCTTCTCCCGCGCGTCCACAACCGCCTGCACAGCCTTCACGCCGACGCCCTTGATCGCCGCCAGCCCGAATCGCAGGCACGCGCCGCTGCCCGCCGCACCCGGCAGCGGGGTGAAATCCGCGTTGCTGCTGTTGATGTCCGGCGGCTTCACGTCGATCCCCAAGCGCCGACACTCGTCGATGTACTCCACCACTTTGTCGGTGTCGCCCATTTCGTACGTCAGCAGCGCCGCCATGAACTCCAGCGGATAGTACGTCTTCACATACGCCGTCTGGAACGCCACCAGCGCGTAGCCCGTCGAGTGCGCCTTGTTGAAGGCATACTCGCCGAACGGCAGAATGTCGTTGAAAATCCTCTCGGCGGCCTGGCGCGGCACGCCGTGCGCCACCGCACCGGCTATGAACGGCTCGCGCTCGGCTTCGATCATCGCCGTCTTTTTCTTGCTGATCGCCTTGGCGAGTCGAAACGCGCGTTTACGCTCGATCTGGCCGAGCTGGTTCACCAATCGCGCGACCTGCTCCTGGTACACGATGATGCCGTAGGTCTCGGCCAGCACCTCGTCCATGATCGGGTGCGGGCTGGACCAGCGCTCGCCGTGCTTGCGCGAAATGTATTGCTCGATGTATTTCATCGGACCGGGGCGATAGAGCGCGTTGGCGGCGATGAGATCCTCAATGCGATTGGGCCGCATCTTCATCAGCACGTCGCGCATGCCGCCGGATTCAAACTGAAACACGCCGCGCGTGTGACCCTGCGCGAACAACTCATAGACCCGCGCATCCTTCAAATTCAGATTGCCCAAGTCAATCGTCACGCCGTGATTCTGCTGCACGAGCTTGCACGCCAGCGTCAACACGCTCAACGTCCGCAGACCGAGGAAGTCCATCTTCAACAGGCCCACGGCCTCGACCGTCGGCCCCTCGAACTGCGTCATGACTGCGTCGGTCTTGGTGTCCTTGTACAACGGCAGCAACCGATCCAGCGGCTCGTCGGCGATGACCACGCCGGCCGCATGGACCGACGGATGCCGCGCGAGGCCCTCAATTCGCCGGCCGATGTCAATCACCTTGCGCAGGGTCGGGTCGGAATCGTACAGCTTGCGCAGCTCCGGCTCCTGTTTCAGGGCCTTGTCGAGCGTCATTTTCAACTCTTCGGGCACGAGCTTGGCGACGCGGTCGGCCTCGGACAGCGGCACGCCCAAAACACGGCAGACGTCGCGAATCGCCGCGCGGGCCTTGAGCGTGCCGAAGGTGATGATCTGCGCGACGTGGCCGTACTTCTCGCGGACGTACCGAATGACTTCGTCACGTCCATCCTGACAGATGTCAATATCTATGTCGGGCATCTCGTCGCGGTCCGGATCCATGAACCGTTCGAAGTACAAACCGTAGCGCAACGGATCGGGCTGCGACAGATAGAGGCAGTACGCGACGACCGACGAGCAGCCGCTGCCGCGCGCTCCGCACGGGATGCCCCGGCCGCGCGCGTAATGCACGAAATCCCAGCAGATCAGAAAGTAGCTGGAGAACCCCTTGCTCTGAATGACGTTCAACTCATAGTCGATTCGCTCGCGCAGCTCGTCGCCGATCTCACCATAGCGCTCGGCCGCCCCTTCGTAGACGTGGCGGCGCAAGCAGGCCTCCGGCGATTCGCCGTCGGGCGGACGATAGACCGGCGTGTGCCGCGTCTTGAAATCCAGTTCCACGTTGCATCGTTCGGCGATCGCGACCGTGTTCGACATCGCCTCCGGCAAGCTCGGAAACAGCGCTGCCATGTCCGCCGGCGACTTCAGGAAAAACTGGTCCGACGGGAACTTGAACCGATCGGTGTCGGCCTGAAGCGCCCGCGTCGCGATGCAGCAAAGCACGTCGTGCGCCTCGACGTCCTCGTGCCGCAGGTAATGCACGTCGTTGGTGACGATCAGCCCCACGCCCTTGCGATTCGCGAGGTCGATCAACTCGGGGTTAATCAACCGCTGGTCGTCAATGCCGTGATCCTGCAACTCTATAAAAAATCGATCCGGCCCGAAGACCCGGAGATACCAATCGGCGATCTCCGCGGCCGCAGCGCGATTCCGCGCGAGGAGCGTCTGCGGAATCTCCGCCCCGAGGCAGGTGCTCGTGCAGATCAATCCCTCGCTGTGCGCTTCCAGCGTCTCGCGATCGATCCGTGGTTTGTAATAGAACCCCTCGGTGTAACCAATCGACGCCAGCCGCAGCAGGTTGCGATAACCCGTGATGTTCATCGCGAGCAGCAGGAGGTGATAATTCGGGTCGCGCCCATCGGACGATGACTTGTCGAGTCGGCTGCCCGGCGCGATGTAGGCCTCCATGCCGAGGATGGGCTTTACGCCGGCGGCCACGGCAGTTCTGTAAAACTCCACGACGCCGAACAGGTTGCCGTGGTCGGTGATGGCGACGGACGACATGCCGAGGCGTTTGGTCTGATCGATCAATTCATTGATGCGATTGGCGCCGTCGAGCAGGCTGTAATGCGTATGGACGTGCAGATGCGCGAACGGCACGGCGATTTGCGAAGCCGGCGCCTCGCCGGAGATGAGACCATCCGTGGACATGAGCGATGCGGCCTTCGAACGATTCGATCGACCCAATAACAGGCGACGCTGCGTATCCTACGCGCGGCGCGCGACGCTGCCAAGCGACGCCGCCCCGGCTGTGAAAATACGTTTGTCAATTCTTCGCGTCGTCGATCACGCGACTGGATACCACGCGCGGCGCAGCCGTCGAATCCATCTCCCGACGGCCCGAACTGCTTACCCAGGTCTGTGAAACCACTTCCTCGTCGCCTGCGCGAACCGTGTGAATCGTAACTTGACCAACGACCATGCGCCGAGTGAAATACCGCCGCAACGCGCCGCGAAACAGCCGACGCGTCAGGGGTATCAGCAGAAAAACACCGAGCAGGTCTGTCAAAAATCCCGGGGTCACCAGCAACGCCGCCGCCAACAAGATCAGCGCCCCATCGGCCAACTCGTCACCCGGCATCCGGCCACTTGCCAGTTCACCCTGAATCCGCGCCAGCGTTCGCAACCCCTGCCAACGGGCCAAGGTCGCCCCCACAAGCCCCGTGAGGATCACCACCCCTACGGTCAACCAGAAACCAAGCACGCCACCTATCCGGAGCAGCAATATCAGGTCCGCCAGCGGCAACCCGATGAACAGAATTAATAACCAACCCAGCAAGTCACTCCTCCCAGCCAATGAATAATCGCAACATTATGTTATAAATAACGTTACACACTATCCGCCTCGCTTGCCGCTTCACGATCTGTGATCGGCAGCCGTGCCGGACCGCTGGAGGCTAGGTCCAACCGGCCGAGCAGGCAACCCCATTTCGCCGTCTGGCCCGTTTTGTGGCGTTCTCCCGCACGCGGATCGGCCAAGCTCGCCGACAATACTGGTACGTCACGACGACCCGTCCGGCAACATTGAAATCACCCGCAGGTTGTTTGATGCACACCATCCGGCGGTTATATTTCGGCCACGCGGCGCAGGCTCTGTCGACGCCGCACCTTGCACAAGGGGCAGGATGACGCGCCAGACACGGATGTTCAGCCAAATCCCTCCTCGCCGGGCCGTCGCTGTTTTGACGCTCGGGTTGTTCGCCCTTGTTTCCATGATGGGCCTCCTGCAAATCGGACCGCAACCATCGCCGGAGACGATCCGCGCCGAGGGTCGCATCATCGATCGCGTCGAGTTTCAGGGACTTCGTACCGTCGACGAAGCCTACCTGCAAACCGTCATTCGCATTCAACCGGGCACGCCGTGGCGGCGCGAGGAAATCACCGCGGCCGTCGCGCGCCTCGCCGAGACTGGCAAGTTTGAAGGCAGCCCATACGCCGAGGCGCGCGAGGAAGACGGAAAGCTTGTCTGCGTGTTCGTCGTGCAGGAACGACCTTTCGTGACGGAAGTCACGATTCTGGGCAACGAAAAATTCAAGACCGACGAATTGATGAAGGACATCGATCTGTCCGTCGGCTCGCCGATCAGCGAGTTTCTGTTGAATCAGGCCAGGCAGGCCATCGAGCGCAAGTACCGCGAGGCGGGGTATTACCACGTGGCCGTCGAGGTGGATGAGGCGGCCTTGCGCGACGAACAGCGCGTGATCATTCGCATCGCCGAGGGGCCGCGCGTCAAAGTGCGGAAGATACTTTTCGAGGGCAACGCCAGCTTCACTCCACGCCGCCTTCGCGAGCAGATTGAAACCACGACGTACATCTGGCTGCTGCGCACCGGCGCGTTTGACGATGAGACGGCCCAGCGCGACGCCGCCGCACTGAAAAAGTTCTACGTCGACCGCGGATACTTGAACGCCCAGGTCGGGTATCGCATCGATCTGGCGCCGAATCAGAGTGATCTGACCGTCATCTTTCAAATCGATGAAGGACAGCAGCACCTGATCAAGTCGATCGAATACGTCGGCAACCATGTGTACGACAACGATCGCGTCGCCTCTATCATGTCACGCACGAACGTCGGCAGGCCGATCGACGCCGACGTTCTGAAGGAAGATCGAGAGAAACTCGTCGCCGCCTACGGGCAGGAAGGCTACATCTACGCCGAGGTGACGACGACGCACGTCTTCGATGAGGAGGACGGCTACGTCAACCTCACGATCGACGTGAAAGAGCGCGAGCAATACCGTTTCGGCCGAATCGAGATCCGCGGCAACCGCAACACGAAGGACAAAGTCATCCGCCGCGAGCTGCGATTCTTCCCCGAAGAGTTCTACAACACGACCGCCACGAAGGAGGCGGAAAATCGCCTCGTCGAATCGCGTCTCTTCAGCGAGGCGACGATCACGCCGCAGGGCGAGTTGCCCGGCGTGCGCGACGCACTCGTTGAAGTCGCCGAGGCCCAGACGACGACCGTGCTCTTCGGCGTCGGCGTCACCAGCAACAACGGCTTGGTCGGCTCGGTCACGATTGAGAACCGCAACTTCGACCTCTTCGACTGGCCGCGCACCGCGGGGCAGCTCTTCCGCGGACGGGCGTTCAAAGGCGCCGGGCAGACGCTTCGCCTGCAACTTGAGCCGGGCACCGAAGTCAGCCGCGGACGCATCGATTTCCGCGAACCCTATCTGCTCGACCAGGAAATCGGCCTGGGACTGGGCGCCTACGTCTTCGAGCGCGGCCGCGAGGAGTTCGACGAGGAACGTCTGGGGTTCTACACCAGCCTGGATCGTCGCTTCCGCGAGGGCATCCTGAAAGGCTGGGCGGCCGAGACTGCGTTCCGGTTCGAGTACATTGACATCAGCAGCATCGACTGGCTGGCGGCCGACGAGATCAAGGACGACGCCGGTGACAGTTGGCTGACCTCGATCAAGCCGAGCCTCGTGCGCGACACGACCGATAGTGCCTGGCTGCCGTCACGCGGCTATCGCTTCAAGACATCCTACGAACAGGCGGGCGCGATGGGCGGCGACTACAGCTTCGGCAAGCTCATGGTCGAACACGACCACTACTTCACGCTGCACAAGGACACGTTTGACCGCAAGCACATTCTGCATCTCGGCGCGACCGGCGGGCAGATCTTCGGCGATGCGCCGGTCTTCGAGCGGTTCTACGGCGGCGGCATCGGCTCGATCCGCGGCTTTGAGTTCCGAGGCATCAGCCCGCGCGCAGGTCTGCGAGATGACCGCATCGGTGGTGATTTCATGTTTGTCACGACGGCCGAATATTCGTTCCCCATCATGGGCAAGGTACTGCGCGGCGTGGCCTTTACCGACATGGGCACGGTCGAGGACGATTTCGGCATCTCGGATTGGCGGGCCAGCGTGGGCATCGGCGCCCGGCTGTACATCAAGTACTTCGGGCCGATCCCGCTGGCGTTCGATCTCGCCTTCCCCGTCTCCAAGAACAGCGACGACGACACGCAGGTCTTCAGCTTCTCGTTCGGCACGACGTTCTAGCCGATGCGGAGAATATCCGCCGCGCGGGTGAACACGGCCTCGTCAAAGCCCAGCGCGCGTTTCAATTGCAGGTCCTGCTCAATCCACGACGGCATGCGCCGAATCTCTCCCAGCCGCCGGCTGCTCACCATCCGCGCGAAAGGCCAGCGCATGACGGGAATCGGGAAATCGCTCCCCCACACCAGCTTCGCATGCAATTCGCGCCGCCGTGCGAATCGTCGCAGCCAGCTTGTTCGCCCGAAGGCCGCCAGCGCCGAGATATCCGCGTAGATCGGCGCGTCCCGGAATTCTCCGAGCAGCGCCTCCACGAACGCATCGCAAGCCCGGCGGCTGTGCCAGCGGAAGGACGGCGTGGCGACGTGCGCGACAATCGTCGTCGGCATGCGTCCCTCGGCTCGCAGATCGCGCAGCACGCCGAGCATCGGCAGCGCGCTTTCAAACTCCATGTGCTGGCGCGACAGCGACATCTCGCCACCGTAGTGAATCAGCATGGCGACCTTCAGCTCCGCCGCGCGGCGTAGAAACGCGATGGTTCGCTCGTCGGTCGCCGACATGTTCTGGTGAATCGGCAGCCATTTCACCAGCACCGTCCCGGCGCGAACGACCTCCTCCAGCGCCGCCAGCGCCCCGGGCCGATAGGGATGTATCGAC from the Planctomycetia bacterium genome contains:
- a CDS encoding FxsA family protein produces the protein MLGWLLILFIGLPLADLILLLRIGGVLGFWLTVGVVILTGLVGATLARWQGLRTLARIQGELASGRMPGDELADGALILLAAALLVTPGFLTDLLGVFLLIPLTRRLFRGALRRYFTRRMVVGQVTIHTVRAGDEEVVSQTWVSSSGRREMDSTAAPRVVSSRVIDDAKN
- the bamA gene encoding outer membrane protein assembly factor BamA produces the protein MTRQTRMFSQIPPRRAVAVLTLGLFALVSMMGLLQIGPQPSPETIRAEGRIIDRVEFQGLRTVDEAYLQTVIRIQPGTPWRREEITAAVARLAETGKFEGSPYAEAREEDGKLVCVFVVQERPFVTEVTILGNEKFKTDELMKDIDLSVGSPISEFLLNQARQAIERKYREAGYYHVAVEVDEAALRDEQRVIIRIAEGPRVKVRKILFEGNASFTPRRLREQIETTTYIWLLRTGAFDDETAQRDAAALKKFYVDRGYLNAQVGYRIDLAPNQSDLTVIFQIDEGQQHLIKSIEYVGNHVYDNDRVASIMSRTNVGRPIDADVLKEDREKLVAAYGQEGYIYAEVTTTHVFDEEDGYVNLTIDVKEREQYRFGRIEIRGNRNTKDKVIRRELRFFPEEFYNTTATKEAENRLVESRLFSEATITPQGELPGVRDALVEVAEAQTTTVLFGVGVTSNNGLVGSVTIENRNFDLFDWPRTAGQLFRGRAFKGAGQTLRLQLEPGTEVSRGRIDFREPYLLDQEIGLGLGAYVFERGREEFDEERLGFYTSLDRRFREGILKGWAAETAFRFEYIDISSIDWLAADEIKDDAGDSWLTSIKPSLVRDTTDSAWLPSRGYRFKTSYEQAGAMGGDYSFGKLMVEHDHYFTLHKDTFDRKHILHLGATGGQIFGDAPVFERFYGGGIGSIRGFEFRGISPRAGLRDDRIGGDFMFVTTAEYSFPIMGKVLRGVAFTDMGTVEDDFGISDWRASVGIGARLYIKYFGPIPLAFDLAFPVSKNSDDDTQVFSFSFGTTF
- a CDS encoding DNA polymerase III subunit alpha, translating into MSTDGLISGEAPASQIAVPFAHLHVHTHYSLLDGANRINELIDQTKRLGMSSVAITDHGNLFGVVEFYRTAVAAGVKPILGMEAYIAPGSRLDKSSSDGRDPNYHLLLLAMNITGYRNLLRLASIGYTEGFYYKPRIDRETLEAHSEGLICTSTCLGAEIPQTLLARNRAAAAEIADWYLRVFGPDRFFIELQDHGIDDQRLINPELIDLANRKGVGLIVTNDVHYLRHEDVEAHDVLCCIATRALQADTDRFKFPSDQFFLKSPADMAALFPSLPEAMSNTVAIAERCNVELDFKTRHTPVYRPPDGESPEACLRRHVYEGAAERYGEIGDELRERIDYELNVIQSKGFSSYFLICWDFVHYARGRGIPCGARGSGCSSVVAYCLYLSQPDPLRYGLYFERFMDPDRDEMPDIDIDICQDGRDEVIRYVREKYGHVAQIITFGTLKARAAIRDVCRVLGVPLSEADRVAKLVPEELKMTLDKALKQEPELRKLYDSDPTLRKVIDIGRRIEGLARHPSVHAAGVVIADEPLDRLLPLYKDTKTDAVMTQFEGPTVEAVGLLKMDFLGLRTLSVLTLACKLVQQNHGVTIDLGNLNLKDARVYELFAQGHTRGVFQFESGGMRDVLMKMRPNRIEDLIAANALYRPGPMKYIEQYISRKHGERWSSPHPIMDEVLAETYGIIVYQEQVARLVNQLGQIERKRAFRLAKAISKKKTAMIEAEREPFIAGAVAHGVPRQAAERIFNDILPFGEYAFNKAHSTGYALVAFQTAYVKTYYPLEFMAALLTYEMGDTDKVVEYIDECRRLGIDVKPPDINSSNADFTPLPGAAGSGACLRFGLAAIKGVGVKAVQAVVDAREKGGRFESIYDFCERVDLTCVNRGVIEALIKAGSFDTTGAMRKALIESLDKAMQVGAEAQRDRASGQMTMFGSFTADSSSTAPRPALSTAEWSEAEMLAHEKSVLGFYVTSHPLAQRAADLRSFSTADIAHIPGMQDGAEVVLGGMISRLRFTVTRNGRNAGSKLAVLAFEDLSGSIEAIVYGDELERHRDLIAPDKLVFLRGRIDKRRETPNVKVMEVLSLDEAPHRLAESVIVRLGSRAEDRSLLGQLRDACRKHRGPVPLFLEVRSSSSMTAMVRCGADMSVLPTSAFVSAVESLTGGVVDVLGRRHREASRSSAPAARSASGVDSPDLPEPIDDEAALEA
- a CDS encoding amidohydrolase family protein; this translates as MVIDVHCHVGYSARRVDPAIAHFDFESNGAAAHPGYDSYFSPRLLQRIAWFFVKRMLKIDPRLQIGPELDARIEAIYQEHFSKATGVDRLVLLAFDEYRNDSGRAIGPVDKGVQYGSDLYVSNSLVRAMCAARPDRYLFGASIHPYRPGALAALEEVVRAGTVLVKWLPIHQNMSATDERTIAFLRRAAELKVAMLIHYGGEMSLSRQHMEFESALPMLGVLRDLRAEGRMPTTIVAHVATPSFRWHSRRACDAFVEALLGEFRDAPIYADISALAAFGRTSWLRRFARRRELHAKLVWGSDFPIPVMRWPFARMVSSRRLGEIRRMPSWIEQDLQLKRALGFDEAVFTRAADILRIG